A section of the Thunnus albacares chromosome 6, fThuAlb1.1, whole genome shotgun sequence genome encodes:
- the LOC122983768 gene encoding S-arrestin-like, translating into MSPKRVVFKKVSRDKSVAVYMAKRDFVDHCDYVDPVDGVIVIDPVQLKGKKVYVMLSCTFRYGRQDMDVMGVAFRRDLFLVTRQVYPELQDKEKLTHTKIQEKLLRKLGDNAFPFFFEFPDNLPCSVALQPGPSDVGKKCAVEFEVKAFCAENQDEKIDKQSSVRLSIRKVQFSPENSQVVPVAETTFEFLMSEKPLHIKLSLPKETFYHGEPVKANVEITNSSSRNIKDISVSVEQVTNVVLYSNDKYVKSVAKEEIGDSVPSGTSLKKEYTLHPLLAHNKDRRGLALDGRLKHEDTNLASSSIVKEEVLKEVQGILVSYKVVVRMIASGTVGSSEVSLELPFRLMHSKPDPAKEGESDDMVFEEFKRVYLKGLIGDDDESPTEA; encoded by the exons ATGAGTCCGAAACGTGTTGTGTTTAAGAAAGTCTCCCGCGACAAGTCG GTGGCCGTCTACATGGCCAAGAGAGACTTCGTGGATCACTGTGACTACGTGGATCCAGTCG ATGGAGTTATTGTGATCGATCCGGTGCAGCTCAAAGGAAAGAAAG TGTACGTGATGCTGTCGTGTACATTTCGGTACGGCCGTCAGGACATGGATGTGATGGGCGTGGCCTTCAGGAGGGACCTGTTCCTGGTGACTCGGCAGGTTTACCCCGAGCTGCAGGACAAAGAGAAGCTGACCCACACCAAGATCCAGGAGAAACTGCTGCGAAAGCTTGGAGACAACGCCTTCCCCTTCTTCTTTGAG tttccTGACAACCTGCCGTGTTCTGTGGCTCTGCAGCCTGGACCGTCTGACGTAGGAAAA AAATGTGCGGTGGAGTTTGAGGTGAAGGCGTTCTGTGCTGAGAATCAGGACGAGAAGATCGACAAACA gaGTTCAGTTCGTCTCTCCATCCGTAAGGTCCAGTTCAGTCCAGAGAACAGTCAGGTGGTTCCAGTAGCCGAAACCACCTTTGAGTTCCTGATGTCTGAAAAACCTCTGCACATCAAACTCAGCCTGCCCAAAGAG acGTTTTACCACGGCGAGCCGGTCAAAGCCAACGTTGAGATCACCAACTCATCCAGCAGGAACATCAAAGACATCAGTGTGTCAG ttgaACAGGTGACCAACGTTGTTCTGTACTCTAATGACAAGTACGTCAAATCAGTGGCCAAAGAAGAGATTGG tgaCTCTGTGCCCTCTGGGACCAGTCTGAAGAAGGAGTACACTCTGCATCCTCTGCTGGCTCACAACAAAGACAGGAGAGGACTCGCTCTGGATGGACGACTCAAACATGAAGACACCAACCTGGCTTCATCCAGCAT TGTGAAGGAGGAGGTGCTGAAGGAGGTTCAGGGGATTCTGGTCTCCTATAAGGTCGTGGTGAGGATGATTGCATCTGG GACGGTGGGATCCAG tgagGTCTCTCTGGAGCTTCCCTTCAGACTGATGCATTCTAAACCTGATCCAG CCAAGGAGGG CGAGTCTGACGACATGGTGTTCGAGGAGTTTAAGCGAGTTTACCTGAAGGGGCTGATCGGAGACGACGACGAGTCTCCTACTGAGGCGTGA